In one Bacillus sp. PK3_68 genomic region, the following are encoded:
- a CDS encoding class I SAM-dependent methyltransferase: MGNTDKFEMIANKYDTPERIEIAKVCSDAIRNYLVDAKSKNAIDFGCGTGLVGVNLLNEFHSILFLDTSQNMINQIKQKITDFNIQNADTLCFDIEKERPSDLHADYIFMAQVLLHIPDVEFVLSRLFDVLNEGGHLLIVDFNINEKVVSDIVHNGFNPEELTDMMTKIGYRDIQFKTFYTGNKLFMGQDASMFILDSKKGHR; encoded by the coding sequence ATGGGAAATACTGATAAGTTTGAAATGATAGCTAATAAATATGACACTCCTGAAAGAATCGAAATTGCAAAGGTATGCTCAGATGCCATCCGTAATTATTTAGTTGACGCTAAAAGTAAGAATGCGATTGATTTTGGATGTGGAACTGGTCTTGTCGGAGTGAATTTGTTAAACGAGTTTCATTCTATACTTTTTCTGGATACGTCACAAAATATGATAAATCAAATAAAACAAAAAATAACGGATTTTAATATTCAGAATGCAGATACACTATGCTTTGATATTGAAAAGGAAAGACCGTCGGATTTACATGCCGACTATATTTTTATGGCTCAAGTTCTACTCCATATTCCTGATGTTGAATTCGTTTTATCAAGACTATTTGATGTTCTTAATGAAGGGGGACATCTATTAATAGTGGATTTTAATATAAATGAAAAAGTAGTTTCAGATATTGTTCATAACGGATTTAATCCAGAAGAGTTAACCGACATGATGACTAAAATCGGGTATAGGGACATTCAATTCAAAACTTTTTATACTGGAAATAAACTATTCATGGGACAGGATGCATCTATGTTTATTCTGGATTCAAAAAAGGGACATCGGTAA
- a CDS encoding GNAT family protein: MEITTERLIIRPFKSTDLQDVFAIYNNDDTCKFLLHDKWTHEDMQKRFNKKLANGVLTKESMLSLAVIYKTKVVGDLSVWYTDMKDTVEIGYSFSNEVAGRGLATEAVSSLVYKLFDEFNVHRIQANLDARNTASQKLCERIGMRKEAHFIQNFWNKNEWTDSIVYGMLPSDLQQ, translated from the coding sequence TTGGAAATCACAACAGAAAGATTAATAATTAGACCTTTTAAGAGTACTGATTTACAGGATGTATTTGCTATTTATAATAATGATGATACATGTAAATTCCTATTACATGATAAGTGGACTCATGAAGATATGCAGAAAAGATTTAATAAGAAGCTGGCAAACGGTGTACTCACTAAAGAATCAATGTTAAGTTTGGCAGTTATATACAAGACTAAAGTAGTTGGTGATTTATCCGTATGGTATACAGACATGAAGGATACTGTTGAGATTGGTTATAGTTTTTCAAATGAAGTAGCTGGGAGAGGTTTGGCAACAGAAGCAGTAAGTAGTTTGGTCTATAAATTATTTGATGAATTTAATGTACATCGCATACAAGCTAATCTTGATGCACGGAATACAGCTTCACAAAAATTGTGTGAACGAATAGGCATGAGAAAGGAAGCCCATTTCATACAAAATTTTTGGAATAAAAATGAATGGACAGATAGTATTGTATATGGAATGTTACCCTCTGATTTGCAGCAATAG
- a CDS encoding DinB family protein — translation MFQTLNSFFKVWDVEAGATQKILNQLTDESLLQKVTSQNWTLGRIAWHTVTAIGVIASRTDLSFDSPNQDYPVPTSAKFISDSYRQASSALSQAVKNQWNDKSLGEIQEFFGQRMSNSDLLFFMIQHQIHHRGQMTILMRQAGLTVPGLYGPSKEEWAVIGMDAPKM, via the coding sequence ATGTTTCAAACACTAAATAGTTTTTTTAAAGTATGGGATGTTGAAGCAGGAGCTACCCAAAAAATTCTCAATCAACTTACAGATGAATCCTTACTCCAGAAAGTAACATCTCAAAATTGGACATTAGGAAGGATAGCTTGGCATACTGTAACAGCAATTGGCGTTATAGCATCTCGAACAGACCTTTCTTTTGACTCTCCCAATCAAGATTATCCTGTTCCGACTTCAGCAAAGTTCATATCTGACTCCTATCGACAAGCAAGTAGCGCTTTGTCTCAAGCTGTAAAAAACCAATGGAATGATAAGAGTCTTGGGGAAATACAGGAGTTTTTTGGACAGAGAATGTCAAATTCAGACCTTTTATTTTTTATGATTCAACATCAAATTCATCATCGAGGACAAATGACAATCCTTATGCGCCAAGCAGGTTTAACAGTTCCTGGTTTATATGGTCCTTCAAAAGAGGAATGGGCTGTGATAGGTATGGACGCCCCTAAAATGTAA
- a CDS encoding aminoglycoside adenylyltransferase domain-containing protein has translation MVECSGGDMTAFYEIISKIDTGKYAINYMPERWHNIIREAISIQEGLGVRYYNSKKRRINDALQCMDYMLNCCNRM, from the coding sequence ATGGTGGAATGCTCCGGAGGAGACATGACGGCCTTTTATGAAATCATTTCAAAAATAGATACAGGCAAATATGCAATCAATTACATGCCAGAAAGATGGCATAACATTATTAGAGAAGCGATAAGTATCCAAGAAGGGTTAGGTGTACGTTACTATAATTCTAAGAAACGCCGGATTAATGACGCCCTGCAATGTATGGACTACATGCTTAATTGTTGTAATAGGATGTAG
- a CDS encoding MarR family transcriptional regulator, with the protein MNHMDKKTEVLNALQQLIKEREAVQKRRSFNKKETEDSMMMDWTLTQLHIVSTIKEQGSANNTSLAETLHVSKPAITKAIRKMLEKHVIVKTRQEDNQKEVHYRLTEFGEQLASIHARLHEQAKSRYLSLLDGFNTDELDTIIAFLKMITDNLKHNDISFGE; encoded by the coding sequence ATGAATCATATGGATAAAAAAACGGAAGTATTAAATGCTTTGCAGCAGTTAATTAAAGAGAGAGAAGCTGTTCAAAAAAGAAGGAGTTTCAATAAAAAAGAGACAGAAGACTCTATGATGATGGATTGGACACTTACTCAATTACACATCGTTTCCACCATCAAGGAACAAGGATCTGCGAATAACACATCACTTGCCGAAACGTTGCATGTGTCCAAGCCAGCTATCACGAAGGCTATTCGAAAAATGTTAGAGAAACACGTAATTGTTAAAACCAGACAAGAAGATAATCAAAAGGAAGTTCACTACCGCCTTACTGAGTTTGGAGAACAACTTGCTTCTATTCATGCAAGGCTGCATGAGCAGGCAAAAAGTCGATATTTGAGTTTGCTGGACGGCTTTAACACAGACGAGTTGGATACCATTATCGCATTTTTAAAAATGATAACCGACAACCTCAAACATAATGACATATCATTTGGAGAGTAA
- a CDS encoding MFS transporter, with protein sequence MAKDMAQGKLFVLYVLSISAFFASLSQNIYTPIIPIIRDSFHVPISWVNFTVSSFIFIIVVIQILLGTVVDHKDKKRLLLVSLVLIGVSAAICAYTDSFVLFLLFRMIQAVGAGIIPLVVISIVAQQFEGEARGSAMGTYQVLLILAPAVSPVLGGVIGEYFGYEGAFLCLLMIAVVLLIFIAYLLPDERQTKTIKNQRKGFIGAYKAVFSHHNGVSIIMVSFIVFFTYFAILVYLPVLLHDHYQLTLQLIGLLYLPLPVSMIMGSIMFKKLQENISLNRLLIPLLITMPLLIILFGVFHTQSLIGLSMILFGYGVAVGFSAPLFSTLVGNEYIEHRGTALGLFNFVRYSGMALGGMAPALYHILPGPVLFVLLGILLLLVSVLPRKNFQGRNVS encoded by the coding sequence ATGGCAAAAGATATGGCGCAGGGAAAATTGTTTGTCTTATATGTCTTGAGTATTAGCGCATTTTTTGCTTCTTTAAGCCAGAACATCTATACACCGATTATTCCCATCATCCGAGATTCCTTTCATGTGCCCATCAGCTGGGTGAATTTCACAGTCAGCAGCTTTATCTTTATTATTGTGGTGATACAAATCCTCCTAGGAACAGTGGTTGATCACAAAGATAAAAAAAGATTGTTATTGGTCAGCCTTGTGTTGATAGGTGTCTCAGCCGCCATTTGCGCTTATACGGACAGTTTTGTGTTATTTCTGTTGTTCCGGATGATTCAGGCTGTCGGGGCTGGCATCATCCCTTTGGTTGTCATCAGTATTGTGGCACAACAGTTTGAAGGTGAGGCAAGGGGCAGTGCTATGGGAACCTATCAAGTCCTGCTTATCCTTGCCCCTGCCGTGTCGCCTGTCCTCGGAGGGGTTATTGGAGAGTATTTTGGCTATGAGGGTGCCTTCCTTTGCCTTTTGATGATCGCAGTTGTGCTGCTTATTTTCATTGCTTATCTCCTGCCAGACGAGAGACAGACTAAAACGATTAAAAACCAGCGTAAAGGATTCATAGGGGCGTATAAAGCAGTTTTTTCTCATCACAATGGCGTCAGTATCATCATGGTTAGCTTTATAGTATTTTTCACTTATTTTGCGATTCTCGTTTATCTGCCCGTCCTGCTCCATGATCATTATCAGCTAACTTTACAGCTCATTGGGTTGTTATATTTACCACTCCCTGTCAGCATGATTATGGGGAGCATCATGTTCAAAAAGTTACAGGAAAATATATCGTTAAACAGATTATTGATACCCCTTTTGATCACCATGCCCTTGTTAATCATACTGTTTGGTGTATTTCATACACAATCACTTATTGGATTAAGTATGATTTTATTTGGATATGGAGTCGCAGTGGGATTTTCTGCACCTCTTTTTTCAACGCTTGTTGGTAACGAATACATTGAGCATAGAGGAACAGCTTTAGGATTATTTAATTTTGTGCGTTATTCAGGGATGGCACTTGGAGGAATGGCTCCAGCCTTATATCATATCCTGCCCGGACCTGTTTTATTTGTACTGCTTGGTATTTTGCTGCTTTTAGTTTCCGTATTGCCGCGCAAAAACTTTCAAGGCAGGAATGTTTCTTAA
- a CDS encoding DMT family transporter translates to MLKGYMYSFLSTIFFALPTVFLVLAYKDNLTPNSLILNQSLIAAILIFIYIKATGQKLPKLTRSNLIDFILTGAIGKAGTTIALFYAINYMSVSLVMTIVFMYPAIIIVLEYVFDKQKISLLQLWGLLIIFLGETLVMKVFQGEFYSLSLKGVALSLTASIAFGWMLYWTNKKLNTFEPVIVTGYTTFFCTICLLVLMPPVYLFTDKMTLPLIMWSLFFAITTSVLANLFLFASVKYIGAARSSIISILELPLTVLFAFLLLKEHMDIVQILGTTLIFLGICFFNWKNSSYFKPESHSI, encoded by the coding sequence ATGCTCAAAGGATATATGTATTCTTTTTTATCAACGATTTTTTTCGCTCTTCCTACTGTATTTCTTGTTCTAGCTTACAAGGACAATCTAACACCTAACAGCCTTATTCTTAATCAAAGCTTAATTGCAGCCATATTGATTTTTATTTATATAAAAGCAACTGGCCAAAAGTTACCTAAACTTACACGTTCTAACCTCATCGATTTCATTCTAACTGGTGCAATTGGTAAAGCTGGAACAACAATTGCTCTATTTTATGCGATTAACTATATGAGTGTCTCGCTAGTTATGACAATTGTTTTTATGTACCCAGCAATAATTATTGTTTTAGAATACGTATTTGACAAACAAAAAATATCGCTTTTGCAACTTTGGGGTCTTTTGATTATCTTTTTGGGCGAAACATTAGTCATGAAGGTGTTTCAGGGAGAGTTTTATTCATTGTCTCTTAAAGGAGTAGCACTTAGCTTAACGGCAAGTATTGCTTTTGGATGGATGCTGTACTGGACCAACAAAAAACTTAATACGTTTGAACCAGTGATTGTAACAGGATACACAACCTTTTTTTGTACAATATGTCTTTTGGTTTTGATGCCTCCTGTATATCTATTTACTGATAAAATGACTTTACCTTTGATTATGTGGTCTCTGTTTTTTGCTATAACAACTTCTGTTTTGGCCAACCTTTTTTTGTTTGCTTCGGTAAAATATATCGGAGCAGCACGTTCTTCTATTATTAGCATTCTTGAATTACCGTTGACAGTATTATTTGCGTTTTTATTGTTAAAGGAACACATGGATATAGTTCAGATTTTAGGAACAACACTTATCTTTTTAGGGATTTGTTTTTTTAATTGGAAAAACTCCAGCTATTTTAAACCTGAAAGCCACTCTATATAA
- a CDS encoding GNAT family N-acetyltransferase, with amino-acid sequence MLDNPSEGIQFVAETETNQLVGFATLYFMFNTLEAKRMAFLYDLFVSPTIRGQKVGERLFETCLSHMRENDYSHMAWETAHDNVVAQALYDKMGAKKAVWLNYEIK; translated from the coding sequence TTGCTTGATAATCCTTCGGAAGGTATTCAGTTTGTTGCAGAGACCGAGACAAATCAATTGGTTGGGTTTGCTACACTGTATTTTATGTTTAATACACTAGAGGCAAAAAGAATGGCTTTTTTATATGATTTATTTGTCTCGCCTACTATAAGAGGCCAAAAGGTCGGTGAGAGGCTATTTGAAACTTGTCTCTCTCACATGAGAGAAAATGATTATTCCCATATGGCTTGGGAAACTGCACATGATAATGTAGTGGCTCAAGCATTATACGATAAAATGGGAGCGAAAAAAGCCGTTTGGTTAAATTACGAAATTAAATAG